One window of Kryptolebias marmoratus isolate JLee-2015 linkage group LG3, ASM164957v2, whole genome shotgun sequence genomic DNA carries:
- the LOC108246276 gene encoding mitoferrin-2, with product MEADGFVSPRSSLDSPAVDRRMTGSAAGTGFGILGGRLLGATGGFVGCFSPRMTGEQDFVSVLHRAAPEPSTSVEPEIDYEGLPQGAATSTHMLAGAVAGIMEHCLMYPIDCVKTRMQSLQPEPGARYRNVMDALRQIVRTEGVWRPIRGVNVLAVGAGPAHALYFACYEKIKFSLSDAIHPGTNSHFANGVAGCAATVLHDAIMNPAEVVKQRMQMFNSPYRGVLDCLGSLLRHEGPAAFYRSYTTQLTMNVPFQALHFMTYEYLQELLNPHRQYNPSSHVVSGALAGALAAATTTPLDVCKTLLNTQEAQAIHVIHAEAAGGVVGAAAAVGPGSRHISGLGEAFRTVYRMGGVPAFFKGVQARVIYQMPSTAISWSVYEFFKYIITKRQYEKRLRGDGDK from the exons ATGGAAGCGGACGGTTTCGTGTCGCCGCGGAGCAGCCTGGATTCACCGGCCGTCGACAGGCGGATGACGGGCTCCGCCGCTGGGACAGGGTTTGGGATTCTCGGCGGTAGGCTTCTTGGTGCCACGGGTGGATTTGTCGGGTGTTTTTCACCGAGAATGACAGGAGAACAAGACTTTGTGTCGGTGTTGCACCGAGCAGCTCCGGAGCCCTCGACCTCTGTGGAGCCAGAAATAGACTACGAAGGACTCCCTCAAGGTGCAGCGACCAGCACTCACATGCTGGCAGGAGCCGTGGCTGGAATCATGGAGCACTGCCTTATGTATCCCATCGACTGTGTCAAG ACTCGCATGCAGAGCCTGCAGCCGGAGCCAGGAGCACGCTACAGGAACGTGATGGATGCCCTGCGACAGATTGTACGAACCGAGGGTGTGTGGCGACCAATCAGGGGCGTGAACGTGCTGGCGGTGGGGGCGGGGCCTGCCCACGCGCTTTACTTTGCTTGCTACGAGAAAATCAAGTTCTCGCTCAGTGATGCAATTCATCCCGGCACCAACAGCCACTTTGCAAATG GAGTGGCAGGCTGTGCAGCCACCGTGTTGCACGACGCCATCATGAACCCAGCTGAAG TTGTAAAGCAGCGTATGCAGATGTTCAACTCTCCGTATCGTGGGGTTTTGGACTGTTTGGGCTCTTTACTGAGGCACGAGGGCCCGGCTGCCTTTTACCGCAGCTACACCACCCAGCTGACGATGAACGTGCCCTTCCAGGCGCTCCACTTCATGACCTACGAGTACCTCCAGGAGCTCCTCAACCCTCACAGACAGTACAACCCTTCCTCCCACGTTGTGTCCGGCGCACTTGCTGGAGCCCTGGCAGCTGCTACAACAACTCCCCTTGACGTCTGCAAGACCCTCCTCAACACCCAGGAGGCTCAGGCTATCCATGTGATCCATGCCGAGGCAGCAGGTGGAGTGGTTGGAGCAGCTGCCGCTGTGGGCCCCGGCAGTCGCCACATTTCTGGCCTAGGTGAGGCTTTTCGGACTGTGTACAGGATGGGAGGGGTGCCGGCCTTCTTCAAAGGCGTCCAGGCCAGAGTCATCTATCAGATGCCCTCCACCGCCATCAGTTGGTCCGTGTACGAGTTCTTCAAATACATCATCACCAAGCGCCAGTACGAAAAACGGCTGCGTGGAGACGGAGATAAATAA